The following coding sequences lie in one Cloeon dipterum chromosome 1, ieCloDipt1.1, whole genome shotgun sequence genomic window:
- the LOC135948228 gene encoding uncharacterized protein LOC135948228, which translates to MDLQSLPDQLCQALITYIPNGAEIIALDAFDAQADDLVDGITSVKPALAGKVPPSLASFLLQLGVAGGSLLKSVAQNCFSLELLFAPYHLFQTPLPASCEIVWLLCGGDEQRTSSTSAIRRKRCSRYFQSCTSFLAVTSSGLTSSTRLSGTDSSLSSSPSPLKWSTSCSIVWTKLCSYFSNSLTEY; encoded by the coding sequence ATGGATCTGCAGAGCCTGCCCGACCAGCTGTGTCAGGCCTTGATCACCTACATCCCAAACGGCGCCGAGATCATCGCCCTCGACGCGTTCGATGCGCAGGCTGACGACCTGGTGGATGGCATCACGAGCGTCAAGCCAGCGTTGGCCGGCAAAGTTCCGCCTAGCCTAGCCTCTTTTCTGCTCCAATTGGGCGTGGCGGGCGGATCTCTGCTCAAAAGCGTTGCCCAGAACTGCTTCTCGCTCGAGCTGTTGTTCGCACCGTACCACCTGTTCCAAACACCGCTACCAGCCAGCTGCGAGATTGTGTGGCTGCTGTGTGGTGGTGACGAGCAGAGGACAAGCTCTACCTCTGCTATCAGGAGGAAACGCTGCAGCCGCTATTTCCAGAGCTGCACGAGCTTTCTTGCGGTGACATCCTCTGGATTGACGTCGTCTACTCGCTTGAGCGGCACAGACTCATCACTGAGCTCCTCGCCCTCTCCCTTGAAGTGGTCCACATCATGCAGCATAGTGTGGACCAAACTGTGCAGTTACTTTAGCAATAGTTTGACTgaatattga